From Rhodoferax sp. AJA081-3, the proteins below share one genomic window:
- a CDS encoding type II secretion system F family protein, translating into MAIYDWRGRNNRGEAVDGQLEAMTEGGVADQLKTIGVVPVYIALAKAVAEVQTENWFDRLNRKPIVDEDLMVFSRQMYTLNKAGVPILRAFSGLQASATKPAMVDMLQDIRSSLDQGRELSAAMARHQNLFGGFYISMIRVGEMTGRLTEVFLRLNEHMEFERDVRERIKQATRYPIFVVVAMIIAVVILNIFVIPVFAKVFAGFNTQLPLITRGLLAFSAWMIKWWPLLIAGSIGAGVAWRAYLRTTEGRYRWDARKLKLPIIGEIILKATLARFARSFALSSQSGVPLVQALTVVAQTVDNAFIGARIEQMRDGIERGESISRCAAATGVFTPVVLQMINVGEETGELDNLLFEIAGMYERETDYNIKGLSAAIEPILLAVIGVLVLLLALGVFLPLWNLGQAAMGKGG; encoded by the coding sequence ATGGCCATCTACGACTGGCGGGGGCGCAACAACCGCGGCGAAGCGGTCGATGGCCAACTAGAGGCCATGACCGAAGGCGGCGTGGCCGACCAGCTCAAGACCATAGGTGTTGTGCCGGTCTACATCGCACTGGCCAAGGCTGTCGCCGAAGTCCAAACCGAGAACTGGTTTGACCGGCTCAACCGCAAGCCGATTGTGGATGAGGACCTGATGGTTTTCTCGCGCCAGATGTACACGCTGAACAAGGCCGGTGTGCCAATACTGCGGGCGTTTTCGGGTCTGCAAGCCTCGGCTACCAAACCTGCCATGGTGGACATGCTGCAAGACATACGCTCCAGTCTGGACCAGGGGCGTGAGTTGTCGGCTGCCATGGCCCGTCACCAGAACCTGTTTGGCGGCTTCTATATTTCCATGATCCGTGTCGGCGAAATGACCGGGCGCCTGACCGAAGTGTTTTTGCGGCTGAACGAACACATGGAGTTTGAACGCGATGTACGCGAACGCATCAAGCAGGCCACGCGTTACCCCATCTTTGTGGTGGTTGCGATGATCATCGCAGTGGTCATCCTCAATATCTTTGTCATCCCGGTTTTTGCCAAGGTGTTTGCGGGCTTCAATACCCAGCTGCCACTGATAACCCGAGGTCTACTGGCCTTCTCAGCATGGATGATCAAGTGGTGGCCGCTGTTGATTGCTGGCAGTATTGGCGCGGGCGTCGCCTGGCGCGCCTATTTGCGCACGACCGAGGGGCGCTACCGCTGGGATGCACGCAAACTCAAGCTGCCCATCATTGGCGAAATCATCCTCAAGGCCACCTTGGCCCGGTTTGCCCGCAGTTTTGCGCTGTCCAGCCAAAGCGGTGTGCCCTTAGTGCAGGCACTCACCGTGGTGGCGCAGACGGTGGACAACGCCTTTATCGGCGCCCGTATCGAACAGATGCGTGACGGCATTGAACGGGGTGAAAGCATTTCGCGCTGTGCTGCGGCCACGGGTGTGTTTACCCCGGTGGTACTGCAAATGATCAATGTGGGTGAAGAAACTGGCGAATTGGACAACCTGTTGTTTGAAATTGCCGGCATGTACGAGCGCGAAACCGACTACAACATCAAAGGCCTGTCTGCCGCCATCGAGCCTATTTTGCTGGCCGTCATCGGCGTGCTGGTGCTCTTGCTGGCACTGGGTGTGTTCCTGCCCTTGTGGAATCTGGGGCAAGCGGCTATGGGCAAGGGCGGCTAG
- a CDS encoding prepilin-type N-terminal cleavage/methylation domain-containing protein has protein sequence MARKQQTGFTIIELVITITIIAILAAIALPRYVALQADARVAKLQAAMGSVKSAAALAKAICLTQTATGSTTQLMAGGCNVAAGGTVGVIMDGANVLTGFSYPTAAALGIQVAAQLLATDYTLTFAGNVMTVSPLGASAPASCNFTYTWAPVANGAPAIILNAAATTANC, from the coding sequence ATGGCACGCAAACAACAAACCGGTTTTACCATCATTGAACTGGTGATCACCATCACCATCATTGCGATTCTGGCGGCCATTGCGTTGCCTAGGTATGTAGCTCTGCAGGCCGATGCGCGGGTGGCCAAACTGCAGGCCGCGATGGGTAGCGTTAAATCGGCGGCGGCCTTGGCCAAAGCTATTTGTCTGACCCAAACTGCTACAGGCTCCACAACGCAACTGATGGCTGGTGGTTGCAACGTTGCCGCGGGCGGTACGGTCGGCGTCATCATGGATGGCGCAAATGTGTTGACCGGGTTTTCCTACCCGACAGCGGCGGCTCTAGGTATTCAGGTTGCAGCGCAACTCCTGGCAACTGACTACACCTTGACGTTTGCGGGTAACGTGATGACCGTTTCGCCCCTGGGAGCGTCTGCGCCCGCCTCATGCAATTTCACCTATACATGGGCACCCGTTGCCAACGGGGCTCCCGCTATCATATTAAATGCTGCGGCGACGACAGCCAATTGCTAG
- a CDS encoding prepilin-type N-terminal cleavage/methylation domain-containing protein, whose translation MSQTTPTFRPKQKGFTLVELVMVIVILGAIGGTVAVFMKAPIDAYFDSARRAALTDVADTTVRRISRDLHRSLPNSIRNPDNGSLQCLEFIPTKTGGRYRAEESAPGNNLDFSIEDTTFNMLGSNTTFAGLPIPADQQIAAGDRIAVYNLGIAGASAYEVGRTGVVNGVVSGAETAITLTTGIRFPLASPSKRFHVINATEQVVGYVCTGDGTLRRYTMTLPNATPASCPLAAAVVASPVLARNVASCSFDYIGPDLLRNALVRMTLELTDSGETVTLQHEVHVNNTP comes from the coding sequence ATGTCACAAACCACACCCACTTTTCGTCCCAAGCAGAAAGGTTTTACGCTTGTAGAACTTGTGATGGTGATCGTCATATTGGGCGCGATCGGTGGTACTGTGGCCGTGTTCATGAAAGCCCCAATCGACGCCTACTTCGACAGCGCCCGGCGGGCGGCTCTAACAGATGTGGCGGACACGACCGTGCGCAGAATTTCGCGTGACCTGCACAGGTCTTTGCCCAACAGCATTCGCAATCCGGACAACGGAAGCCTGCAATGCCTTGAATTTATACCGACAAAAACCGGCGGGCGGTACCGCGCAGAAGAGTCTGCACCGGGAAACAATCTGGACTTCAGCATCGAAGACACCACATTCAACATGCTGGGCAGCAATACAACGTTCGCCGGGCTCCCTATACCCGCCGACCAGCAAATTGCCGCCGGTGATCGTATCGCGGTGTACAACCTGGGCATTGCCGGTGCCAGCGCGTACGAGGTTGGAAGGACTGGCGTGGTCAACGGCGTGGTGTCTGGCGCAGAGACGGCGATCACATTGACTACAGGCATACGATTTCCACTGGCATCTCCCAGCAAACGGTTCCATGTGATAAATGCGACCGAGCAGGTCGTGGGTTATGTTTGTACCGGCGACGGAACGCTGCGGCGCTACACCATGACACTTCCCAACGCGACACCCGCAAGCTGCCCGCTGGCGGCTGCGGTAGTTGCCAGCCCCGTCCTGGCTCGCAACGTTGCGTCTTGCAGCTTTGATTACATTGGCCCTGACTTGCTTCGCAATGCATTGGTACGAATGACCCTGGAGTTAACCGATAGTGGAGAAACGGTCACTTTGCAGCATGAAGTGCATGTGAACAACACCCCATGA
- a CDS encoding O-antigen ligase family protein, with the protein MSPAQPSTLPSTNRSVAILACMMLLVPALGVPSELVLQDTLKSTLVAFGVLGAAVCFVLPVRPRDSQLLWHGLIWLPLLLMVHAVGSMAWAHTYLASVEAIRWFLLGLLLWLGLNTSDRDNFPTLAWGIHIGATVASLWAAMQFWLDLTVFPQAYFPASTFINRNFFAEYAVCALPFSVWLLANMRASRWLGLVTLTVGLNVVTLMMTGTRSALTALLITGIVLIVLLLRFRENFEFVRWSARCRYLVAGGLFVSVVVLSTIPSNNLQIDIEQLGTTALQRSFTRISSVTKVKEYTHGTFSTRVAMWKATARMVMANPWTGVGAGSWEVQIPRYERIDATLETDYYAHNEILQLLSEYGLAGGLALATLLAYLLHSAGSTWNLQGTGRQEAPLRGIALTSLLALLIVSCAGFPWHLAGTGALFALCLGVLASSDARLEKFEPFFARTATWRGVDRLPMLFLLVGLLGTTAYIVQQAVQAEFKLVRAIHIANRLSRDTGLDVRERNALKAEMLQSIRQGVAVNPHYRKLTAELAEPLAAGGDWRNAVWILESVVASRPHVAALWTGLAMGYSQLGQHDRANGALKQVQRLKPEALPTRTLEVVLLNRSGHQGQAIMRLNESFDQGVFGYDMVQVGYAIGYQAQNWPLAIRSLELRIAAWPQQAADGYFRLGLIYANPAVHEDAKALAAFKSGLLQVPLEQRENYRQQVPQPFRDRM; encoded by the coding sequence ATGTCACCAGCTCAGCCCAGCACGCTTCCTTCGACCAATCGATCCGTTGCCATTCTTGCCTGCATGATGCTGTTGGTGCCAGCTTTGGGCGTGCCGAGCGAACTGGTGCTGCAAGACACGTTGAAGTCCACCCTCGTCGCTTTCGGGGTTCTGGGTGCGGCAGTGTGTTTCGTTTTACCAGTGCGACCGCGAGACAGCCAGCTGCTGTGGCACGGTTTGATCTGGCTGCCACTTCTGCTGATGGTCCATGCGGTTGGCAGCATGGCGTGGGCACACACCTACCTCGCATCGGTGGAGGCCATTCGGTGGTTTTTGCTGGGTCTGTTGTTATGGTTGGGACTGAATACCAGCGACCGTGACAACTTTCCAACCCTGGCATGGGGCATCCACATTGGCGCAACGGTAGCCTCCCTTTGGGCCGCCATGCAATTCTGGCTGGACCTCACCGTCTTCCCTCAGGCGTATTTCCCAGCTTCGACATTTATCAACCGGAATTTTTTCGCTGAATACGCGGTGTGTGCACTGCCCTTTTCGGTCTGGCTGCTGGCAAACATGCGCGCCTCGCGTTGGCTGGGGTTGGTGACGCTGACGGTTGGCCTCAATGTCGTCACATTAATGATGACGGGAACACGTTCCGCCCTTACGGCCCTGCTCATAACGGGCATCGTGCTGATCGTTCTTTTGTTGCGATTCCGGGAAAATTTTGAATTCGTCCGGTGGAGTGCGCGTTGCCGATACCTTGTAGCCGGTGGTCTCTTCGTCTCTGTTGTCGTGCTTTCCACAATCCCAAGCAACAACCTGCAAATTGATATCGAACAACTGGGCACAACTGCTTTGCAGCGTAGTTTTACGCGTATCAGTTCCGTCACCAAGGTCAAGGAATACACCCACGGCACGTTTTCAACCCGCGTTGCCATGTGGAAAGCGACAGCACGCATGGTGATGGCAAATCCGTGGACGGGGGTTGGGGCAGGATCGTGGGAGGTCCAGATCCCGCGGTACGAGCGGATAGACGCTACGTTGGAAACGGATTATTACGCGCATAACGAAATACTACAGTTACTCAGCGAGTACGGTTTGGCTGGGGGGCTGGCATTGGCCACTCTGCTGGCCTACTTGCTCCACAGTGCGGGAAGCACTTGGAACCTGCAAGGCACTGGCCGCCAGGAAGCCCCCCTCCGTGGCATCGCGCTGACCAGCTTGCTGGCGCTGCTTATCGTGAGTTGTGCGGGTTTCCCGTGGCATCTTGCTGGAACCGGAGCATTGTTCGCCTTGTGCTTGGGGGTTCTCGCCAGCTCCGACGCACGACTGGAGAAATTTGAGCCATTCTTTGCGCGTACTGCAACATGGCGGGGAGTTGACCGTTTGCCTATGCTCTTCTTGCTGGTTGGGCTCTTGGGCACTACTGCATATATCGTGCAGCAGGCTGTACAAGCTGAATTCAAACTCGTGCGAGCCATCCATATAGCCAACAGGCTGTCACGTGACACAGGTCTAGATGTTCGCGAACGGAATGCTCTCAAGGCTGAAATGCTGCAGAGCATACGGCAGGGCGTGGCAGTCAATCCGCACTACCGCAAGTTGACCGCCGAACTGGCGGAACCCCTTGCAGCGGGTGGTGATTGGCGCAACGCCGTCTGGATTCTCGAGTCGGTCGTGGCCTCTCGCCCCCATGTGGCTGCGCTCTGGACGGGACTTGCGATGGGCTACTCGCAGTTGGGCCAGCATGACCGCGCCAACGGCGCCTTGAAACAGGTACAGCGACTAAAGCCCGAAGCGCTACCTACACGCACGCTAGAGGTTGTTTTGTTGAACCGCTCCGGACATCAGGGCCAAGCAATCATGAGACTCAACGAAAGCTTTGACCAAGGGGTCTTTGGGTATGACATGGTGCAAGTCGGTTATGCGATTGGGTACCAGGCTCAAAACTGGCCACTTGCGATCCGGTCACTGGAGTTGCGTATAGCGGCATGGCCCCAGCAGGCGGCCGATGGGTACTTCCGATTGGGTCTTATTTATGCGAATCCAGCCGTGCACGAAGATGCCAAGGCGCTAGCGGCATTCAAGTCTGGTCTGCTCCAAGTTCCACTTGAACAGAGAGAAAACTACCGCCAGCAAGTGCCACAGCCGTTTCGGGACCGCATGTAA
- a CDS encoding prepilin-type N-terminal cleavage/methylation domain-containing protein gives MTRRYHLGFTLIEVIIFIVVVGAGLAGILSVTNTVVKSSSDPVVHKQAMAIADSILEEVLQKEFQDPDGVGGEATRATMDDVSDYNGRTQVLFNSSSGVGGWLPALDVYQVAITVVSDTTVIGTALNPAWRVTVTVTRGADSIVLSGYRANY, from the coding sequence ATGACTAGGCGTTACCACCTGGGCTTCACCTTGATCGAAGTCATCATCTTCATTGTTGTAGTAGGCGCAGGACTGGCAGGCATACTTTCGGTCACCAATACCGTTGTCAAGTCCAGCTCCGATCCTGTCGTGCACAAACAGGCAATGGCAATAGCCGATTCCATTCTGGAGGAGGTCCTACAAAAAGAGTTCCAGGACCCTGACGGCGTGGGAGGCGAAGCCACCCGTGCAACGATGGACGACGTCAGCGACTACAACGGCAGAACGCAAGTCCTGTTCAATAGCAGCAGTGGAGTCGGTGGCTGGTTGCCGGCACTGGATGTTTATCAGGTCGCCATTACCGTAGTCTCCGACACGACCGTGATTGGCACAGCGCTCAACCCTGCTTGGCGTGTGACGGTCACCGTTACACGGGGGGCAGACAGTATCGTCCTGTCGGGATATCGGGCGAACTACTAG
- a CDS encoding prepilin-type N-terminal cleavage/methylation domain-containing protein — protein sequence MQVVGSTCRTVRRGCSRRVFQHGFTLIELIMVIVILGVLAVFAAPRMFDNADMNARGFHGELLGYLRYAQKTAIAQRRTVCVTFVGTTVTLTIAAAPATFTCAVAGSLSGPNGPPPVTLSAKPGVSYVTAPTSFNFDGLGQPISSTGAASPQTFRVANVANSITVEASTGYVHD from the coding sequence ATGCAAGTAGTTGGATCAACATGCAGAACTGTGCGCCGCGGGTGCAGCCGACGCGTATTTCAGCACGGCTTTACTTTGATCGAGTTGATCATGGTGATTGTCATATTGGGCGTGCTGGCAGTGTTTGCCGCGCCGCGCATGTTCGATAACGCTGATATGAACGCACGGGGTTTTCACGGCGAGTTGCTGGGGTATTTACGCTACGCTCAGAAAACTGCAATTGCACAACGGCGCACGGTGTGCGTTACCTTTGTGGGGACAACGGTCACGCTCACCATTGCAGCAGCTCCAGCGACTTTTACCTGCGCGGTTGCCGGGTCCCTTAGCGGTCCCAATGGACCACCTCCTGTCACCCTGAGTGCTAAGCCCGGCGTGAGCTACGTCACAGCGCCGACAAGTTTCAACTTTGATGGCCTGGGCCAGCCCATCTCCAGCACCGGCGCCGCATCTCCCCAAACCTTTCGGGTGGCCAACGTAGCCAACTCCATCACCGTTGAAGCCAGCACGGGGTATGTCCATGACTAG
- a CDS encoding prepilin-type N-terminal cleavage/methylation domain-containing protein, whose product MKQTQQGFTLIELVMVIVILGVLAATALPKFVDLKGDATTAATQGVAGALSSGFAINYASRSVSSTRGTAVTNCSDGTNVNILQGGMPAGYSITAAGVTAGNSVNCTLSNTSVTPNVTASFTAIGIP is encoded by the coding sequence ATGAAACAGACACAACAAGGCTTTACGCTGATTGAATTGGTGATGGTGATCGTTATCTTGGGCGTGCTGGCTGCGACGGCGTTGCCCAAATTTGTGGATTTAAAGGGTGATGCGACCACAGCCGCAACGCAGGGGGTTGCCGGAGCTCTGTCTTCCGGATTCGCAATTAACTATGCATCTCGCAGCGTTAGCTCCACACGTGGGACGGCAGTTACTAATTGCTCGGATGGAACGAATGTCAACATCCTGCAAGGCGGCATGCCTGCAGGGTACAGTATTACCGCTGCAGGGGTTACGGCTGGAAACTCAGTCAATTGCACGTTGAGCAATACCTCCGTTACACCTAACGTGACCGCTTCCTTTACCGCCATCGGTATTCCCTGA
- a CDS encoding GspE/PulE family protein produces the protein MNMAASAPPAPDAPRPAPGRPEKLRLGDVLVQQRLISQEQLQQTLDLQRTTGKKMGRLLIETGIITEELLANGLARQLRIPFVNLKTFPFRADVVKLLPESAARRFKALVLEDKGDSLLVALGDPLDLFAYDELARILKRNINIAAVPESGLVPAFDRLYRRTEEISGLARALEKDLGDAVDFGELSASVGLEGAPVVRLLQSLFEDAMQVGASDVHIEPQEDGLQVRVRVDGVLQVQTQADKRIGAALLQRLKLMAGLDISEKRLPQDGRFSVRIKDSTIDVRLSTLPTAYGESAVMRLLNQGAGMRRLDTIGMPDAMLKRFREVLGRSAGMVLVTGPTGSGKTTTLYAALAEINATELKVITVEDPIEYRLPGLTQVQVNEKIELSFARVLRSVLRQDPDVVLVGEMRDAETAEIGMRAAITGHLVLSTLHTRDAMSTPFRLLDMGVPPFMVSTSLQAVIAQRLLRMNCKECAAPHNPTPQETAWLEAMLPPGETVKPKRGMGCSACNGTGYSGRQGVYELLEMDTELTHAASTSDPAAFMRLARERMKGHTMAFHALDLVRQGRTSLAEALRVGFDVGDSDEAMG, from the coding sequence ATGAATATGGCAGCCAGCGCCCCCCCCGCGCCAGACGCTCCACGCCCAGCGCCAGGTCGTCCTGAGAAACTACGTCTGGGCGATGTGCTGGTACAGCAGCGCCTGATCTCGCAAGAACAGTTGCAGCAAACCCTGGACCTGCAGCGCACCACCGGCAAGAAGATGGGCCGGTTGCTGATCGAAACCGGCATCATCACCGAAGAGCTGTTGGCCAATGGCTTGGCGCGCCAGCTGCGCATTCCCTTCGTCAACCTCAAGACCTTTCCGTTCCGGGCCGACGTGGTCAAACTGCTGCCTGAATCGGCCGCGCGGCGCTTCAAGGCCCTGGTGCTGGAGGACAAGGGCGACAGCCTACTGGTGGCGCTGGGTGACCCACTGGACCTGTTTGCCTATGACGAACTGGCCCGCATTCTCAAGCGCAACATCAATATTGCCGCCGTGCCCGAGAGCGGACTGGTGCCCGCCTTTGACCGCCTGTACCGCCGTACCGAAGAGATCAGCGGCTTGGCCCGCGCCCTGGAAAAAGACCTGGGCGACGCGGTGGACTTTGGCGAACTCAGCGCCTCGGTAGGCCTTGAGGGTGCGCCCGTGGTGCGCCTGCTGCAGTCCCTGTTTGAAGACGCGATGCAGGTCGGCGCGTCCGACGTGCACATTGAGCCCCAAGAAGACGGCCTGCAAGTGCGCGTGCGGGTAGATGGCGTGCTGCAGGTGCAAACCCAGGCCGACAAACGCATTGGTGCTGCGCTGTTGCAGCGGCTCAAACTGATGGCTGGGCTCGATATCTCGGAGAAGCGCCTGCCACAAGACGGCCGCTTCAGCGTTCGTATCAAGGACAGCACGATAGACGTTCGCCTGTCTACCCTGCCTACCGCTTATGGTGAATCGGCGGTGATGCGTCTGCTGAACCAGGGCGCCGGCATGCGCCGCCTGGACACCATTGGTATGCCAGACGCCATGCTCAAGCGCTTTCGCGAAGTGCTGGGCCGCAGCGCAGGCATGGTACTGGTCACAGGCCCAACAGGCTCCGGAAAAACCACGACGCTGTATGCGGCGTTGGCCGAAATCAACGCCACCGAACTCAAGGTCATCACGGTCGAAGACCCGATTGAATACCGCTTGCCCGGCCTGACCCAGGTGCAGGTGAACGAAAAGATTGAGTTGAGCTTTGCCCGCGTGTTGCGCTCCGTGTTGCGCCAGGACCCGGACGTGGTGCTGGTGGGTGAAATGCGCGACGCCGAGACCGCCGAAATCGGCATGCGGGCGGCCATTACCGGCCACTTGGTGTTGTCCACCTTGCACACACGCGATGCCATGAGCACACCCTTTCGCCTGCTGGACATGGGTGTGCCGCCGTTTATGGTGTCTACGTCCCTACAGGCTGTGATTGCACAGCGCCTGTTGCGCATGAACTGCAAGGAGTGTGCTGCACCCCATAACCCCACCCCGCAGGAAACCGCGTGGCTGGAGGCCATGTTGCCCCCAGGAGAAACGGTGAAGCCCAAGCGGGGCATGGGTTGCTCGGCCTGCAACGGCACAGGCTACTCAGGCCGCCAAGGTGTTTATGAACTGCTGGAAATGGACACCGAGCTGACCCATGCGGCGTCCACCTCCGACCCCGCCGCCTTTATGCGCCTGGCGCGTGAACGCATGAAGGGCCACACCATGGCGTTTCATGCCTTGGACCTGGTGCGCCAAGGCCGCACCTCGCTGGCTGAGGCGCTGCGCGTAGGCTTTGATGTGGGTGATTCGGACGAGGCCATGGGCTAA